From one Bos indicus isolate NIAB-ARS_2022 breed Sahiwal x Tharparkar chromosome 16, NIAB-ARS_B.indTharparkar_mat_pri_1.0, whole genome shotgun sequence genomic stretch:
- the C16H1orf174 gene encoding UPF0688 protein C1orf174 homolog, protein MAAEKPQGRSPSQTWPSPRPHVKRRLCWITYLGTPSCDWPVFWWRHTPRREPRAAESLLRWKGLGWARGLGCGAGSGNAPLTLMRSRKLAGGVRSSARLRARSCSAASASAQDTHVTTSAQTACQTPSSHKATDRRTSKKFKYDKGHIVKSELQKHRSDSAATPSETPGTHEPLASAEDGASLLGKEAGGSTPQGTAGPLPGRCGTESDASPAETENEPLPPRHGAPVGGESNGGCPARDGAALDLEQGPGAPLLMDGSALLDDDSNQPMPVSRFFGNVELMQDLPPVSSSCPSMSRREFRKMHFRAKDDEEDDADGAET, encoded by the exons ATGGCGGCGGAGAAACCTCAAGGGAGGAGCCCTTCACAAACATGGCCGTCTCCCCGCCCACACGTAAAACGCCGACTCTGTTGGATCACATACCTGGGGACGCCGAGCTGTGATTGGCCAGTCTTCTGGTGGCGTCACACGCCGCGGCGCGAGCCAAGGGCCGCCGAATCTCTTCTCCGGTGGAAAGGATTAGGCTGGGCGCGGGGCCTTGGCTGCGGGGCTGGGAGCGGCAACGCGCCGCTCACACTCATGAGGAGCCGGAAG CTGGCAGGTGGAGTGCGGTCCTCAGCGCGCCTCCGAGCCCGGAGCTGCTCAGCTGCGTCAGCCTCAGCCCAGGATACCCACGTCACCACGTCTGCCCAGACAGCATGTCAG ACTCCCTCATCACACAAAGCCACCGACAGGCGGACGTCCAAGAAGTTCAAGTATGACAAAGGTCATATTGTGAAGTCAGAACTCCAGAAACACCGGAGTGACAGCGCTGCCACACCCTCCGAGACCCCGGGTACACACGAACCTTTGGCGTCGGCCGAGGATGGAGCCTCGCTTCTGGGAAAGGAAGCTGGCGGCTCCACTCCCCAGGGGACAGCTGGTCCCCTCCCAGGGCGCTGTGGAACCGAGAGCGATGCCAGCCCGGCAGAGACTGAGAACGAGCCACTCCCACCGAGACATGGGGCCCCTGTGGGAGGAGAGTCCAACGGTGGCTGCCCCGCTAGGGACGGGGCGGCACTGGACCTGGAGCAGGGCCCCGGGGCCCCACTGCTCATGGACGGCAGTGCCCTTCTGGACGACGATAGCAACCAGCCAATGCCTGTGAGCCGCTTCTTTGGAAATGTGGAGCTCATGCAG GACCTCCCGCCAGTGTCTTCATCCTGCCCTTCCATGAGCAGACGCGAATTTAGGAAAATGCATTTCAGAGCCAAAGACGACGAGGAGGATGATGCCGATGGTGCGGAAACGTAG